A stretch of DNA from Arachis hypogaea cultivar Tifrunner chromosome 19, arahy.Tifrunner.gnm2.J5K5, whole genome shotgun sequence:
GTAGAATTGCGTCTCagatggtttggacatgtgagaagaagaccgatagagtATCCAGTCagaagggtggatgagatggaagatggataaggggtgaaagatagaagaagacTTAGGAAAACCATCTTTAAAGTGGTCAAAAAAATCTAAATGTAAACAGTCTCTATGTAGACATAATACATGATAGAGTTCAATGACATCATTTATCCATATGGTCAACTCCACTTATTAGGACAAGACTttcttattgttattgttgtaaaGGAATTTATTTTGTTCCCTTTCTTATAATTGCTATcaagaaaacatactaacaaaaataataagtaGAATTTCTTTTTCTGCAACAAGcacattaatttaattattcgctaaaaataattatacaaagtcaaatttaagttcaaatttaatctttattcacttgaatctttaaataaattatatatctttATTTCTAAAGACCAAATCACTAAAATTGTTTACAAATTATTTATTCGCTATCAAAATTATcctcaaaatatttaaaatatgttaaaaatagGATAAAACACATTAATAAATTATTTCAACTTTAAAATTatgccaatattttattttgatttttgttataaatatgttTTAAATGATTCTATGCAAATCGAATTAATTAGATTCGATTTACACTTTTTCaatataaatcgaattaattgGATTCAATTTAGTTTATATATATTGTATCAGTAGCAAATCGAATCAAATAGATTCAATTTACTATTAATAACAAATTGTTGACATTTATTACTGTTAAACATAaatgtctataaaaaaaatacttagttaaattttaataaaatataaaaaaaaatcaaaacgaacaaaaataaaaatctaatttttgtcCGTCTAATAGTGAAAGGTGTGTCTAGAAATCAATCCTAATATAATAGGAAAGCTGGCCTTTCTTCCTTCCTTCAGATGGTGAAATGTCTTTCATAATTGCTGAAGCAGGAGCAATGTCAAAGTGAATCTTGTGGTGAGATTCTTTCGGGTTTGTCGTTCGAAGCCTTCTAATCGGCTAGTGTGTGCTTTTCAATTGAGTGAAATCTTTCTTTCTCCTTAAAATCTATTCTTGGtttcataaaatttatatttttataaatttatgaatttaaaatgaataataaataatttttaaaaatttattaaaaattatttttgattcattaacatttaaaaaattattattaaaattttttataataaaaaaattaatataaaatataactctTTAAAATGGCATAAGGATTAagacttcaattttttttcatagaagggaaataaacataacattttgtcagttacttttaaccaagtgtgagagaggatgaagaagaaggagagagatgatgataaaagagaaaataaataaataaatagaaacgGACATTAGAAGGGAAAAAATATGACCGTTACAACTTACACGCtgcaaattttcaaattaaatcattaaataaataaataaataaatgataaaagCCAGTTTCAGAAAAGGAAAGCTGCAAACTTTCCACTTCCACAACACTCCTTTCTGTCTCGGCATTGAATCATGGAAACAACGAACCAAGTaagcaaagaagaagaagctgaaGAACAAAGGAAAGACTTGGTTGTGtctaaggaagaagaagaagaagaagaagtagaagaagaagcgcaCCCGTATTCCTTTCATGTCTCTGGACCAAGGAATTTGTCTACCCTTAATTGGAGAGATCTCATCTATTCAACTTGGTCAGTACCCATCTCTCAATCTCACTCAaactctgctttttttttttttttgttcaaaattctatttaaatttaGATCTAAATTGGTAGGATTAGATTATGGCTTCAAGCACAggcttttagaaaataaataaaaaatatgaatttgaaCTTTATATAAAGCGCGCTGCAACTAGGGTTCCAATAACTAATGTTGGTGTCTTTAGATTTTGGTGATCTAAAATTGGTAATTCCTGAATtgctaaataaatttatatatatccaCTCCTATTATCatagtatttattatatttgtttcaattattaattatttggagTGGAATTTTCTTCGCCCTGGATTTGTGGCATTTCCATTATTGTGTTAGCCTCTTAACGTTAAATTTGCTTTTGTGCAGTGAATTTTTTCTGAATATGAAATTTCCCTGTTGATTGGACTATTATGGGGGATCTTTTTTATTTCCATTTTAAAGTTAATTTCAATCTTGATTttgaataataacaatggtgTCTCTTTGATTAATAACCATGATTTGAGCTTGAGCAATGTCTTGTCACCAATAACTCTGAAGTTCCTCATCCCAATTTGAATCTGATCTTATGATATAAACATTGATCTTTTGTGGAATTCAGGAAGGATTCAAATTACAAAAGAACAGTGATTGCATGCTTTATACAAGCAGTTTACTTGCTTGAACTTGATAGGCAAGAAAAAAGAACACAAGAGACTGCACTAGCACCTAATTGGTGGATCCCCTTCAAGTACAAGCTCACACAAACTCTCATCGACGAAAGGGACGGATCCATTTTCGGGGCAGTACTCGAATGGGACCGGGCGGCAGCTATGGCCGACTTGGTCTTAATGAGGCCTAGTGGTGCGCCGCGAGCTGTTCTAGCACTCAGAGGAACACTACTCAAATCACCCACAATGCGAAGAGACATCGAAGATGACCTTAGATTCTTTGCCTGGGAAAGTTTGAAAGGCTCTTGCAGGTTTAAATTGGCATTGGAGGTACTAAAATCGGCTTCGAATTCCTTCGGAGGAAGCAATGTTTGTGTGGCAGGGCATTCATTGGGTGCTGGTTTCGCTCTTCAAGTTGGAAAAGCATTAGCCAAAGAAGGAATCTATGTTGAGACACATTTGTTCAATCCACCTTCGGTTTCTCTAGCAATGAGTTTAAGAAACATTGGAGAAAAAGCAGAGTCTGCTTGGAAGAAACTGAAatccatgcttccttatagtggcCAGGAATCTCGAGCCGGCGAGGAAGGAGATACCAACAAGAATCTAGGATTAAAGAGTTGGATACCGAGGCTATCAAGCTTCAAGAACTCCGGTTTTGGAGTGGGCAAATGGGTTCCTCATTTGTATGTAAACAATAGTGACTACATTTGTTGTTCTTATAATGATCCGGGTGGTGATGGTGGAGTTAATAAGGAGAATGTTGCACCGCCGGGGAATGGCCCGGTCGCGGCGAAGCTGTTTGTTGTTACTAAGGAGAGGCAGAAGTTCCATGAAGCTCATGGATTGGAGCAATGGTGGTCAAGTGATGCAGAACTTCAGCAGGCTATTCATAGTAGCAAACTGATAAGTAGACAGTTAAGATCTTTGTATAGTGGGAGTGGTACTTCTTCTCAAGTAACAACACAAGGAAAGTCTTAGTAACTGAAAATTGGAGTTTGTGAAATTGAATTCTTTGCTTTTATTTGTTCATATGATTCTTTtgtatttgttttgttttctgttttgggtttttcTTTAAACAAATTAGTGTATTGTTTTGCCTTATAATAAGTGAAATCACTCTTACTGAAAAGTAAAGAGAACTTGCTGCTTTGATATTTGTCATTACATGTGGAATAATCTCAAGTCTTTCTGGTTTGAAcacatattttcttattttagcaaggttgtgagaaccggaccggtcaataaaccggtgaagtcactggttcaatggttcactggttcaactggggttcaaccgatttaattaaatattaaataaaattattaaaaaacttaaaataatcttaagtatataaattcaatgatctctaacttaataaaatttaatatttcacataataaattatccattactTAATATTAtaggttcacaaacaacttcaaacatcaaagtttataagtaaacaaaaaataaaagtacataatgacaaacccataatgttctacattcaaaagatacaattactagcaagttttcaactaatcaaaggtgcaactcatcaaaaatcataattatcattaagTGTTCCAACATCTCCATCATAAACAGGTAATCCAAAGCTACCATCATCAGAAGTACCACCAAAAGAAGCTGTATTTGAAGAATCAGCAACATTAGGGAAATCCACATCAAGTTCCACATCTCctccatctaataaaataaaatagaaaaccaagaaaaattaaagttACAACTTTACATCAGATATTGAGAGGAAATGAAACAAGTTTTGCTATTTCAATCACCTATAGGATATGAAGGCATAGCATTATccgtataaattaaattttcaatgccTTCGATGTCTCCATTAGTAAATTCAGGATCACCTTCATCCGGCATTACACAAAAATCTACTGTGTCAATGCTTTGAATGTCAATTGGATCATAATTCTTCTTCTTGCGATGCATTCTAGATTGAAGGCGTAGATTATAAGTGACATAAACAATGTCACTTAGCCTTTGATGCTCTAATCGGTTCCTCCTCTTTGAATGGATTTGTTCAAAGAGGCTCCAGTTCCTCTCGCAGCCGGATGATGAagatgtttgatgaagaagacgaaTTGCTATTTTTTGCAAGTTAGAAGCACTCCCACCATGTAGCCTCCACCATTCACCTACTAGAATATGTAATTCAACCATCAATTctcattcaatatttaaaaaacatTCAAAGTAAATTAAACATAGAAATATAAATACTTACCAGGTTCAA
This window harbors:
- the LOC112779319 gene encoding GDSL esterase/lipase At4g10955, with product METTNQVSKEEEAEEQRKDLVVSKEEEEEEEVEEEAHPYSFHVSGPRNLSTLNWRDLIYSTWKDSNYKRTVIACFIQAVYLLELDRQEKRTQETALAPNWWIPFKYKLTQTLIDERDGSIFGAVLEWDRAAAMADLVLMRPSGAPRAVLALRGTLLKSPTMRRDIEDDLRFFAWESLKGSCRFKLALEVLKSASNSFGGSNVCVAGHSLGAGFALQVGKALAKEGIYVETHLFNPPSVSLAMSLRNIGEKAESAWKKLKSMLPYSGQESRAGEEGDTNKNLGLKSWIPRLSSFKNSGFGVGKWVPHLYVNNSDYICCSYNDPGGDGGVNKENVAPPGNGPVAAKLFVVTKERQKFHEAHGLEQWWSSDAELQQAIHSSKLISRQLRSLYSGSGTSSQVTTQGKS